A genomic segment from Bubalus bubalis isolate 160015118507 breed Murrah chromosome 5, NDDB_SH_1, whole genome shotgun sequence encodes:
- the LOC102407748 gene encoding olfactory receptor 10G6 gives MQHGNQTSVSHFILVGLHHPPQLGTLLFLTFLVIYTLTVSGNGLIILTVLVDTQLHRPMYWFLCHLSLLDMTISSAIVPKMLAGFLLDSRIISFGGCVIQLFSFHFLGCTECFLYTLMAYDRFLAICKPLHYATIMTRSVCNYLAIGTWLGGTLHSLFQTSFIFRLPFCGPNRVDYFFCDIPAMLRLACADTTINELITFVDIGFLALTCFVLILTSYGYIVAAILRIRSADGRRNAFSTCAAHLTVVIVYYVPCTFIYLRPGSQEPLDGVVAVFYTVITPLLNPIIYTLRNKEMKAALRRLGGRKVVKPH, from the coding sequence atgcaACATGGAAATCAGACTTCCGTGTCTCACTTCATCTTAGTGGGCCTGCACCACCCACCACAGCTGGGGACACTGCTCTTCCTAACCTTCCTTGTCATCTACACCCTCACTGTCTCTGGGAATGGGCTTATCATCCTCACAGTCTTGGTGGACACCCAGCTCCACCGCCCCATGTACTGGTTCCTATGTCACCTCTCCCTCTTGGACATGACCATTTCCTCTGCCATTGTCCCCAAGATGTTAGCTGGCTTTCTCTTGGACAGTAGGATTATCTCCTTTGGAGGCTGTGTCATCCAGcttttttcattccatttcctgGGCTGCACTGAATGCTTCCTGTACACACTCATGGCTTATGATCGCTTCCTAGCCATTTGTAAGCCTTTACATTACGCCACCATCATGACCCGCAGTGTCTGTAACTATCTAGCCATTGGCACCTGGCTGGGAGGCACCCTCCACTCACTTTTCCAAACAAGCTTCATATTCCGGCTGCCTTTCTGTGGTCCAAACCGGGTAGACTACTTCTTCTGTGACATTCCGGCCATGCTGCGTCTAGCCTGTGCTGACACCACCATCAACGAGCTGATCACCTTTGTGGACATTGGATTCCTGGCCCTCACCTGCTTTGTGCTTATCCTCACTTCCTATGGCTACATAGTGGCTGCTATCCTGCGAATCCGGTCCGCCGACGGGCGCCGCAACGCCTTCTCCACGTGTGCCGCTCACCTCACTGTCGTCATTGTCTACTATGTGCCCTGCACCTTCATTTACCTGCGCCCTGGCTCTCAGGAACCCCTGGATGGAGTGGTAGCTGTGTTCTACACAGTCATCACTCCCTTGCTTAATCCTATCATCTACACACTCCGCAACAAAGAAATGAAGGCAGCCTTACGGAGGCTGGGAGGTCGCAAGGTCGTGAAGCCTCACTGA